The Fervidibacillus albus genome contains a region encoding:
- a CDS encoding YpzG family protein, translated as MTLLIFRADPTSKFRQTWTRPKKGKSQINGQTELTQSDRILRSNAKAHRW; from the coding sequence ATGACATTGTTGATTTTCCGAGCGGATCCTACATCGAAGTTTCGACAAACATGGACCCGTCCGAAAAAGGGGAAATCGCAAATCAATGGGCAGACGGAATTGACCCAAAGTGATCGAATTTTGAGAAGCAATGCCAAAGCTCATCGTTGGTAG
- the megL gene encoding methionine gamma-lyase translates to MLTREKHIDTLLIHSGYDSRQNQDSLSPPLYHSSTFTFESAEQGEKRFSGEEDGSIYSRLGNPTVHILEERMAILEKGTSALAFGSGMAAVSAVLFHLTNTGDHILSSRGIYGCTFALLEMLEEKYHIEHTFSSLHSADEIEGAIKENTTCIYVETPINPTMDMIDLELVVSVAKRHGIPVVVDNTFSSPYLQNPLEIGADYVVHSATKYISGHGDVIGGILIGTNKEEMETIRATTRKDIGGIMSPFDAWLLLRGLKTLHVRMERHVENAIKIAAYLKQHPLVEKIYYPGDEESSQYPIMQKQMKAPGGILSFTIRGGKNEAQAFMNQLKLIKIAVSLGDAETLIQHPATMTHAVVPLDARLNMGITENMLRLSVGLENPDDLIDDLEQAFSSIKKEIVTG, encoded by the coding sequence ATTTTGACAAGGGAAAAACATATCGATACGTTATTAATTCACTCAGGGTATGACTCGAGACAAAATCAAGATAGTTTATCTCCCCCCTTGTATCACAGTTCCACATTCACTTTCGAAAGTGCGGAACAAGGGGAAAAACGCTTTTCAGGGGAAGAAGATGGAAGTATTTATTCCCGTCTAGGCAATCCAACAGTTCACATTTTAGAAGAAAGGATGGCCATATTAGAAAAAGGAACGAGTGCACTTGCTTTCGGATCTGGAATGGCTGCCGTATCAGCGGTGTTATTCCATTTAACAAATACAGGGGATCATATATTAAGTTCACGGGGCATATACGGATGTACTTTTGCTCTATTAGAAATGCTTGAGGAAAAATATCATATCGAACATACATTTAGTTCCCTCCATTCAGCGGATGAAATCGAAGGGGCTATTAAAGAAAACACTACCTGTATCTATGTGGAAACACCGATTAATCCGACGATGGATATGATTGATCTAGAACTTGTCGTTTCCGTTGCAAAACGCCACGGAATTCCAGTTGTTGTGGACAATACCTTTTCTTCACCATACTTGCAAAACCCACTGGAAATTGGAGCCGATTATGTGGTACACAGTGCAACAAAATATATTAGTGGACATGGAGATGTAATCGGAGGTATCCTTATTGGAACTAATAAAGAAGAAATGGAAACCATTCGAGCCACGACTCGGAAGGATATCGGTGGAATTATGTCTCCTTTCGATGCATGGTTATTATTACGTGGATTGAAAACTTTACACGTACGGATGGAAAGACATGTGGAAAATGCGATAAAAATTGCCGCCTACTTAAAACAACACCCCCTCGTTGAAAAAATCTATTATCCAGGAGACGAGGAATCAAGTCAATATCCCATTATGCAAAAGCAGATGAAAGCACCCGGGGGAATCCTATCCTTTACGATCCGTGGTGGCAAAAATGAGGCACAAGCTTTCATGAACCAATTAAAATTAATCAAAATTGCTGTCAGCTTAGGTGATGCGGAAACTTTAATTCAGCATCCAGCAACGATGACCCATGCAGTTGTTCCACTAGATGCTCGACTAAACATGGGCATTACTGAAAACATGCTCCGTTTATCTGTTGGATTGGAAAACCCAGACGACTTAATTGATGATTTAGAGCAGGCATTTTCTTCAATTAAAAAAGAAATTGTCACAGGCTAA
- the qoxA gene encoding cytochrome aa3 quinol oxidase subunit II — MKRKRLIGSAIAISLLLLLSGCETNLVVFQPMGPQAQKIADLINWSLIWIGLIVIVVISMFVYFVWKYRAGANSKYEPEEHGNKWIEITWTTIPIIIVILLIVPTVRTLYDLEEIPEGYEDQEPLVIHVTSADWKWIFSYPEENIETVNYVNIPVKRPVIFKLTSAGTMQSFWIPSLSGQIYTMAKMEVELPIVADYEGSYFGKNTNFNGEGYQGMEFEVLVQSSNDFDEWVQEVKEKAPKLTEEDYTEILKPSHLGRLTFSNTHLDWIDHADHHADEYLYPDLYYEHGYPGQIFYDEDNDENAVEETGGDHNHEH, encoded by the coding sequence ATGAAAAGAAAACGTCTCATCGGTTCTGCAATCGCCATTTCTCTTTTACTTTTGTTAAGCGGTTGTGAAACGAACCTGGTTGTCTTTCAACCAATGGGACCACAAGCTCAAAAAATTGCGGACCTGATTAACTGGTCTTTAATTTGGATTGGATTAATCGTAATTGTGGTCATCTCTATGTTTGTTTATTTTGTTTGGAAGTATCGGGCTGGAGCAAATTCCAAATACGAACCCGAAGAACATGGAAATAAATGGATAGAAATTACATGGACTACCATCCCGATTATTATCGTTATTCTCTTAATTGTTCCAACCGTTCGTACTTTGTATGATCTTGAAGAAATTCCCGAAGGTTACGAAGATCAAGAACCACTTGTTATCCACGTCACATCAGCGGATTGGAAGTGGATTTTTAGTTATCCTGAGGAAAATATTGAAACGGTAAACTACGTCAACATTCCCGTAAAACGACCGGTTATATTCAAACTGACATCCGCAGGAACAATGCAATCCTTTTGGATCCCTTCCTTATCTGGTCAAATCTATACGATGGCCAAAATGGAAGTAGAGCTCCCAATAGTAGCAGATTACGAAGGTAGCTATTTTGGAAAAAACACAAATTTTAACGGTGAAGGATACCAAGGAATGGAATTCGAAGTCCTTGTTCAATCCTCAAATGATTTTGACGAATGGGTGCAAGAAGTGAAGGAAAAGGCTCCGAAACTTACTGAGGAAGATTATACGGAAATTTTGAAACCGTCCCATTTAGGTAGATTAACTTTTTCCAATACCCATTTAGATTGGATTGATCACGCTGACCATCATGCAGATGAATATTTATATCCAGATTTGTATTACGAACATGGATATCCTGGACAGATATTCTACGATGAAGACAACGACGAAAATGCTGTAGAAGAAACTGGAGGTGACCATAATCATGAACATTAA
- the qoxD gene encoding cytochrome aa3 quinol oxidase subunit IV: MEKQEKGFPYSHVVGYLLAVALTIFALLIVFKTSLSTGMKFTVIGLLAVFQASLQLFMFMHMTEGNDRDSKVVHTVYAIGMALIIIIGSIWVMTAGHSIH; this comes from the coding sequence ATGGAAAAACAAGAAAAAGGATTCCCCTACAGTCATGTCGTCGGATATTTGCTTGCTGTTGCGTTAACAATTTTTGCTTTACTAATCGTTTTTAAAACATCGTTGTCAACGGGTATGAAATTTACGGTCATCGGACTCTTGGCTGTTTTCCAAGCTTCTCTACAACTATTCATGTTCATGCACATGACGGAAGGAAATGATCGGGATTCAAAAGTAGTCCATACTGTATATGCAATCGGTATGGCGTTAATCATCATCATAGGTTCCATTTGGGTTATGACAGCTGGTCACTCAATCCATTAA
- a CDS encoding nitrate/nitrite transporter, whose protein sequence is MKKASIQLTLQTMSLVTGFMIWVIVSSLMPMIREDIYLTNSEVSIVTAIPVILGSLLRIPIGFYTDRYGSRKLFISSFIAMLFPVFYISVADSFVDLIIGGLFLGIGGAVFSIGVTSLPKYYPKEKQGFINGIYGIGNIGTAVTSFGAPIIAESIGWQKTVQVYLIIIMIFIALNILFGDRNEKKSRQSMVEQMKAVYKNTTLWFLTLFYFITFGAFVAFTMFLPNFLVNNFQLDSVDAGMRTAGFIVIATLMRPVGGYLGDKFNSYIILMFTFIFVTLFSVVLAFSPNIEWFTVGSLAIGVFVGIGNGTVFKLVPLYFSNHAGIVNGIVSAMGSLGGFFPPLVLTAVHNLTGQYSIAFMALSEIALACLVIVVWMYDKERADDRKVMNHS, encoded by the coding sequence ATGAAGAAGGCATCAATTCAATTAACTTTACAAACGATGAGTCTCGTGACCGGATTTATGATTTGGGTAATCGTATCTTCTCTTATGCCAATGATTCGCGAGGATATTTATTTAACGAATAGTGAAGTTTCAATTGTTACAGCAATTCCGGTTATTTTAGGTTCCCTTTTGCGCATACCGATCGGCTTTTACACAGACCGATACGGTTCCAGGAAACTATTTATCAGCAGTTTTATCGCTATGTTATTTCCTGTATTTTATATTAGTGTTGCGGATTCATTCGTCGACCTTATTATCGGAGGATTGTTTTTAGGAATCGGTGGAGCGGTGTTTTCCATCGGTGTCACATCTTTACCGAAATATTATCCGAAAGAAAAACAAGGGTTTATTAACGGGATTTACGGAATTGGAAATATAGGAACGGCTGTGACAAGTTTTGGTGCACCAATTATTGCCGAATCGATCGGCTGGCAAAAAACGGTTCAAGTGTATTTGATTATTATCATGATTTTTATCGCTTTAAATATCTTGTTTGGGGATCGAAATGAAAAGAAATCGAGACAGTCGATGGTTGAACAAATGAAAGCCGTATACAAAAATACCACGTTATGGTTTTTGACATTATTTTATTTCATTACCTTTGGGGCCTTCGTTGCCTTTACGATGTTTTTACCGAACTTTTTAGTGAATAATTTCCAATTAGATTCCGTTGATGCAGGCATGCGTACGGCTGGATTTATCGTCATCGCCACATTGATGCGTCCGGTCGGGGGATATTTAGGAGACAAATTCAATTCGTACATTATTTTAATGTTCACGTTTATTTTCGTTACATTGTTTTCCGTTGTTCTTGCCTTTTCTCCGAATATTGAATGGTTCACGGTTGGTAGTCTTGCCATTGGTGTGTTTGTCGGAATTGGAAATGGAACCGTGTTTAAACTTGTTCCGTTATATTTTTCGAATCATGCCGGTATTGTCAATGGGATCGTATCTGCGATGGGCAGTCTCGGGGGATTTTTTCCACCGCTCGTTTTAACGGCGGTACACAATTTGACCGGTCAATATTCAATCGCTTTTATGGCTTTATCTGAAATCGCCCTTGCTTGTTTGGTTATCGTTGTATGGATGTATGATAAGGAACGGGCGGATGATCGTAAAGTGATGAACCACAGTTAA
- a CDS encoding sodium-dependent transporter, producing the protein MNEKEQWSSRFGFILAAAGSAIGLGAIWKFPYVAGMNGGGAFLFIFLLFTLILGLPLLLAEFVIGRSTQTNAVSAYKMIAPDTKWYFLGYLGMGTSFLLLSFYSVIGGWIIYYLLKTLTGTLNDLTPEQYNVVFANAISNPFVSISAHFLFMLTTIFVVSKGVQKGIERASRFMMPILFLLFLVLIIRSLTLPDVVRGLTFLFEPDFSKLTSEAILAALGQSFFTLSIGVSAMVTYSSYVPKEESLPKAALSIVFINIVIVILAGLAIFPAVFSFGLQPDAGPVLLFQVLPNVFNHMPFGMLFFLAFLLLFLFASLTSAFSMLELQVAIVAKGDDLLRKKWSWVIGLSIFLLGIPSALSFGPLSDFFIFGKSFFDLADYLVSNMLMPIGALLISIFVPVKMKKSVLYAELQSGGGIPMYLFRVWLFILRYVAPVAIFLVLFDVLGIWDKIL; encoded by the coding sequence GTGAACGAAAAAGAGCAGTGGTCATCAAGATTTGGCTTTATTTTAGCTGCTGCAGGTTCTGCCATAGGACTTGGAGCCATTTGGAAATTTCCTTATGTTGCAGGAATGAATGGGGGAGGAGCATTCCTTTTTATCTTTTTGCTTTTCACTTTAATTTTAGGGTTACCTTTACTGTTAGCTGAGTTTGTGATCGGAAGAAGTACACAGACGAATGCCGTTTCAGCTTACAAAATGATTGCCCCGGATACAAAATGGTATTTCCTCGGGTATTTAGGGATGGGAACGAGCTTTCTTTTGTTATCATTTTACAGTGTGATCGGTGGATGGATTATTTATTATTTATTGAAAACATTGACAGGAACGTTGAACGATTTGACTCCGGAACAATATAATGTGGTTTTTGCAAATGCGATTTCAAACCCATTTGTATCGATTAGTGCGCATTTCCTTTTCATGTTAACGACTATATTCGTTGTTTCGAAGGGTGTACAAAAGGGAATCGAACGGGCAAGTCGGTTCATGATGCCGATCTTGTTTCTCTTATTCCTCGTATTAATCATTCGTTCTTTAACATTACCAGATGTCGTTCGTGGTTTGACGTTTTTATTTGAGCCGGATTTTTCGAAATTGACATCTGAAGCGATTTTAGCGGCGTTAGGGCAATCGTTTTTTACATTAAGCATTGGTGTTTCCGCTATGGTCACGTATAGTTCCTACGTACCGAAAGAGGAAAGCTTGCCAAAAGCCGCCCTTTCCATTGTATTCATAAATATTGTCATCGTTATTTTGGCCGGGTTGGCAATTTTTCCTGCTGTCTTTTCCTTCGGGTTACAACCGGATGCCGGTCCAGTACTATTGTTTCAAGTGTTACCGAACGTATTTAACCATATGCCCTTTGGAATGTTGTTTTTCCTTGCTTTTTTGCTATTATTTTTATTTGCATCTTTGACGTCTGCCTTTTCGATGTTAGAATTACAAGTTGCAATCGTTGCGAAGGGCGATGACCTATTACGGAAAAAGTGGTCATGGGTGATCGGATTGTCCATTTTCCTTTTAGGTATTCCATCTGCCCTTTCCTTTGGACCGTTGAGTGATTTTTTCATTTTTGGTAAAAGTTTTTTCGATTTAGCGGATTATCTCGTAAGCAATATGCTGATGCCAATCGGTGCATTACTGATTTCCATATTCGTACCGGTGAAGATGAAAAAATCCGTCCTTTATGCTGAACTTCAATCGGGTGGAGGAATACCGATGTATTTATTCCGCGTATGGTTGTTCATTTTGCGATATGTTGCTCCAGTGGCGATTTTTCTCGTGTTATTTGATGTACTCGGTATATGGGATAAAATTTTATAA
- a CDS encoding sensor histidine kinase: MKFKYLYQQMLSHIGIILLSFTMVTIVVSQYMESLVFQNKEEELIQYGDSLLSELNSSLFTDTRILSRYENVLQTRNISFYLLDEEGKVQYPYPQSNRYIQIQFSEDEWTQLLNGEKVVAHIDLNRFDQAATIVIIPYHKEGVFLGGIMMASPVSGVREIISQFNKYLIYTVVIVSIIALFLSWGLSKIHVRRIKQLQNATSAVAAGNYDVNVSVKHYDEIGELTSDFNKMVGRLKESQEEIESLENRRRQFIADVSHELKTPLTTIGGVVEGLRSGMIPEDEKERGIDLVSKETKRLIRLVNENLDYEKIRSNQVKLTKEQIELSEAFEIIKEQLFLQAEEKKNEIIIETEGNPVVYADYDRLIQILLNITKNSIQFTENGKIILRGRESNNQTIIEIADTGIGIDPDDIENIWHRFYKADVSRKNNPFGEFGLGLSIVKKLVHLHQGNIHVSSEKGKGTVFTIQLPNQST, translated from the coding sequence ATGAAGTTTAAATATTTGTACCAACAAATGTTAAGCCATATCGGAATTATTTTACTAAGCTTTACAATGGTTACAATTGTTGTTTCCCAATATATGGAATCTCTCGTTTTTCAAAATAAGGAAGAGGAACTTATTCAATATGGAGATAGTTTGCTTTCCGAACTCAATTCCTCCCTTTTTACGGATACAAGGATATTAAGTCGCTACGAAAACGTATTACAGACACGAAATATATCTTTTTATTTACTTGACGAGGAAGGGAAAGTTCAATATCCATATCCACAATCAAACCGGTATATCCAAATTCAATTTTCCGAAGACGAATGGACGCAATTATTGAATGGGGAGAAGGTCGTCGCCCATATCGATTTAAATCGGTTTGATCAGGCGGCTACAATTGTTATCATACCTTATCATAAGGAAGGTGTCTTTCTCGGCGGAATTATGATGGCATCACCGGTCAGTGGTGTAAGGGAGATTATTAGCCAGTTTAATAAATATTTAATTTATACGGTTGTCATCGTCTCGATCATTGCCCTGTTTTTAAGTTGGGGATTATCGAAAATCCACGTCCGTCGAATTAAACAATTACAAAATGCTACATCTGCGGTCGCAGCCGGAAATTACGATGTGAACGTCTCGGTGAAACATTACGATGAAATCGGTGAACTGACAAGCGACTTCAATAAGATGGTAGGCCGATTGAAAGAATCACAGGAAGAAATAGAAAGCTTGGAAAATCGCAGGAGACAGTTTATCGCCGATGTGTCCCATGAATTGAAAACCCCCCTTACGACGATCGGTGGAGTCGTTGAAGGACTGCGAAGCGGAATGATACCAGAAGACGAAAAAGAACGAGGGATAGACCTTGTCAGCAAAGAGACGAAACGATTGATTCGCCTCGTCAATGAAAATTTAGATTACGAAAAAATCCGTTCGAATCAAGTAAAATTGACAAAGGAACAAATCGAACTTTCAGAGGCCTTTGAAATCATTAAAGAGCAGTTGTTTTTACAAGCAGAAGAGAAAAAGAATGAGATTATCATCGAAACGGAGGGTAACCCGGTCGTTTACGCTGATTATGACCGTTTGATTCAAATCTTATTAAACATTACGAAAAACAGCATCCAATTCACCGAAAACGGGAAAATTATTTTACGGGGACGTGAATCCAATAATCAAACGATTATCGAAATTGCAGATACCGGTATTGGAATTGATCCGGACGATATCGAAAACATTTGGCATCGATTTTATAAAGCGGATGTCTCCCGAAAAAACAATCCGTTCGGTGAATTTGGTCTCGGTCTTTCCATCGTGAAAAAGTTAGTGCATCTTCATCAAGGTAACATCCACGTTTCTAGTGAAAAGGGAAAGGGTACAGTATTTACCATTCAACTGCCGAACCAATCGACTTGA
- a CDS encoding response regulator transcription factor translates to MKVLVIEDNESVCSMIEMFFNKEGIQGEFIHDGLKGYERFKEESWDLLILDWMLPGMDGITICRKIRESHEDVPIIMLTAKDQESDQVLGLEMGADDYVTKPFSPLALMARIKAVTRRAKNTGGKEVDDEMIITKHFKISKQTREVFVNGQPVLNMTPKEFDLLYFFLQHPKQVFSREQLLDRVWGYEFYGDERTVDVHMKRLRKKLGTEVQPFFQTVWGVGYKFDETVE, encoded by the coding sequence GTGAAAGTATTAGTGATAGAAGATAATGAAAGTGTCTGTTCGATGATTGAAATGTTTTTTAATAAAGAAGGGATTCAAGGTGAATTTATTCATGACGGTTTGAAAGGGTATGAACGTTTTAAAGAAGAAAGTTGGGATTTGTTAATACTCGATTGGATGTTGCCAGGAATGGACGGTATAACAATTTGCCGGAAAATTCGCGAATCGCACGAGGATGTACCGATTATTATGCTGACAGCGAAAGATCAAGAATCCGATCAAGTTTTAGGACTGGAAATGGGAGCTGATGATTACGTCACGAAGCCGTTTAGTCCGTTAGCATTGATGGCCCGTATTAAAGCGGTGACGAGACGAGCAAAAAATACAGGTGGAAAAGAAGTCGATGATGAAATGATTATCACGAAACATTTTAAAATTAGTAAACAAACCCGGGAAGTATTCGTCAATGGACAACCCGTATTAAATATGACGCCAAAGGAGTTCGATCTTCTCTATTTTTTTCTACAACATCCGAAACAAGTATTTTCCCGTGAACAATTGTTAGACCGTGTTTGGGGATACGAATTTTATGGAGATGAACGGACGGTCGATGTTCATATGAAACGACTACGAAAGAAACTCGGAACCGAAGTGCAGCCCTTTTTTCAAACGGTATGGGGTGTCGGTTATAAATTCGATGAGACGGTGGAGTAA
- a CDS encoding BsuPI-related putative proteinase inhibitor, which translates to MGEKGKVFILLLLFIIPLYGGCGKYNEEPANDLSVNGDVQEGEKEDLKKRIVKKVDISKPLLYRKKLNGEIKENGRFQSNLSARKDDGKLVIDFTLENVSSKTETITFSSGQRYDFFIYNDKNELLYQWSEGKMFTMAIESVELNPNETLHFTGMWNFVDRRGNKVDDEGEFRIVFKVTGVVEGEDGINEDLMTSISIDMSENRD; encoded by the coding sequence ATGGGAGAAAAGGGGAAAGTTTTCATTCTACTTTTACTTTTCATCATCCCGTTGTACGGAGGATGTGGAAAATATAACGAAGAACCGGCTAATGATCTATCTGTCAATGGCGACGTGCAGGAAGGGGAGAAAGAAGATTTGAAGAAAAGAATCGTAAAAAAAGTCGATATATCCAAACCGTTGCTTTATCGAAAAAAATTGAACGGAGAAATCAAGGAAAACGGTCGATTTCAGTCGAATTTATCTGCCCGTAAAGACGACGGAAAATTGGTAATTGATTTCACATTAGAGAACGTTTCAAGCAAAACGGAGACAATCACCTTTTCTTCTGGACAAAGATACGACTTTTTCATTTATAATGATAAAAATGAACTGTTGTATCAATGGTCTGAGGGAAAAATGTTTACGATGGCAATTGAATCTGTCGAACTAAATCCGAATGAAACGTTACATTTTACTGGAATGTGGAATTTTGTTGATCGAAGGGGAAATAAGGTGGATGATGAGGGGGAATTTCGAATCGTCTTTAAAGTTACCGGTGTTGTGGAAGGGGAAGACGGAATCAATGAAGATTTGATGACTTCCATTTCCATCGATATGAGTGAAAATCGTGACTAA
- the qoxB gene encoding cytochrome aa3 quinol oxidase subunit I produces MNIKWDKILLGGDPLLVGSQIAIVLTTVGIIAAITYFKKWKWLWNEWLTTVDHKKIGIMYILSAVLMFFRGGVDGLMMKAQTAVPENTFLDAQHYNEVFTTHGVIMILFMAMPMLMGIINLAMPLQIGARDVAFPQLNALSFWLFFSGAMLFNLSFVVGGSPDAGWTSYFPLAGKEFSPGIGNNYYMVALQIAGIGTLASGINFIVTILKMRTKGMTLMKMPMFTWTVLVTSLIIIIAFPIFTVALLLGMMDRLYGTHFFTVEAGGLDMLWANLFWLWGHPEVYIVVLPAFGIYSDIISTFAKKRLYGYTSMVWAVVLISVLSMLVWVHHFFTMGVGPAVNSVFSITTMLIAVPTGIKMFNWLFTMRKGRIEFTTPMLWSLAFIPTFLIGGVTGVMLAMAAADFQYHNTLFLVAHFHYTLIPGVVYAVFAALYYYWPKMFGYKLSEKIGKWHFWLFNIGFNVTFFPMFFLGLNGAVRRAYTYSAESGFSTLFLISAIGSIILAAGFAALVYNIYWSFRYAERNVGNDPWGNGRTLEWSIGSPAPHYNFATLPEVKTIDAFWYMKKEKKGLGLRKSDLKPIHMPSKSWIPVYMGAAFFVFGFMLVFEWHILSIFGGLAVLAGLVFRSFDYNSGYYVPVEEIIETEKWRGEIK; encoded by the coding sequence ATGAACATTAAATGGGATAAAATTTTACTCGGTGGAGACCCATTATTAGTTGGATCCCAAATTGCCATCGTCTTAACAACCGTCGGAATAATAGCTGCAATTACGTATTTTAAAAAGTGGAAATGGCTTTGGAATGAATGGTTAACGACGGTCGATCATAAAAAAATTGGAATTATGTATATCTTATCCGCTGTTTTAATGTTTTTCCGGGGCGGTGTTGACGGACTGATGATGAAAGCCCAAACAGCGGTTCCAGAAAATACGTTTTTAGATGCACAACACTATAACGAAGTATTTACAACTCACGGAGTTATTATGATCTTATTTATGGCAATGCCGATGTTAATGGGAATTATTAACCTTGCCATGCCATTGCAAATTGGTGCTCGTGATGTCGCATTCCCTCAATTAAATGCTTTAAGCTTCTGGCTATTTTTTAGTGGCGCGATGCTCTTTAACCTTTCCTTTGTCGTCGGTGGTTCGCCGGACGCCGGTTGGACATCGTATTTTCCATTAGCTGGAAAGGAATTTAGTCCAGGAATCGGAAACAATTATTATATGGTAGCTCTCCAAATTGCCGGAATCGGAACGTTAGCATCAGGAATTAACTTCATCGTCACGATTTTAAAAATGCGGACAAAAGGCATGACTTTAATGAAAATGCCGATGTTTACTTGGACAGTACTCGTTACTTCCTTAATTATTATTATCGCCTTCCCAATTTTTACTGTTGCCTTATTATTAGGTATGATGGACCGTCTATATGGTACACATTTCTTTACGGTAGAAGCAGGCGGTCTTGATATGCTTTGGGCAAATCTATTTTGGCTATGGGGACACCCAGAAGTATATATCGTTGTTTTACCGGCATTCGGAATTTATTCGGATATAATCTCCACCTTCGCAAAAAAACGTCTTTACGGTTATACATCGATGGTTTGGGCGGTTGTACTCATTTCGGTCTTGAGTATGCTCGTATGGGTGCACCACTTCTTTACGATGGGTGTTGGTCCTGCCGTCAACTCGGTATTCTCGATAACGACGATGTTGATTGCTGTTCCAACTGGAATTAAGATGTTTAACTGGCTCTTTACTATGCGAAAGGGAAGGATTGAATTTACGACACCGATGCTTTGGTCTCTCGCCTTTATCCCGACGTTCCTTATCGGTGGGGTGACAGGGGTTATGCTAGCTATGGCTGCGGCAGACTTCCAATATCATAACACGTTATTTTTAGTCGCCCATTTCCATTACACCCTCATCCCTGGAGTAGTCTATGCCGTCTTCGCAGCTTTATATTACTATTGGCCGAAGATGTTCGGATATAAACTGAGCGAAAAAATTGGAAAATGGCATTTCTGGTTGTTTAATATCGGATTTAACGTCACCTTCTTCCCGATGTTCTTCCTCGGGTTGAACGGAGCTGTACGGAGAGCTTATACGTATTCCGCGGAATCTGGTTTCTCAACATTGTTCTTAATATCTGCCATCGGATCCATTATTTTAGCAGCCGGTTTTGCAGCATTAGTATATAACATTTACTGGAGCTTCCGGTATGCCGAAAGAAATGTAGGAAACGATCCTTGGGGAAATGGTCGTACGTTAGAATGGTCGATCGGTTCACCGGCACCCCATTACAACTTCGCAACTTTGCCTGAAGTCAAGACCATTGACGCCTTTTGGTATATGAAGAAGGAGAAGAAAGGATTGGGCTTGAGAAAAAGCGATTTAAAACCGATCCATATGCCGAGTAAGTCATGGATCCCCGTATATATGGGTGCGGCTTTCTTCGTCTTCGGATTTATGCTCGTCTTTGAATGGCATATATTATCGATTTTTGGCGGTTTAGCTGTCCTCGCTGGATTGGTATTCCGATCCTTTGATTATAATTCAGGATATTATGTGCCAGTAGAAGAAATTATCGAAACTGAAAAATGGCGAGGTGAAATCAAATGA
- the qoxC gene encoding cytochrome aa3 quinol oxidase subunit III has protein sequence MSMNTNSSLPIEYQSEQSRLNILGFWIFIGAEIILFATLFAVYGVLKPRTANGPSGADIFVIKDVVVQTLLLLTSSFTAGLVIYEMRRNRLKGLILWAVITLLLGGGFLYMEINEFIHYVHSGATMQTSAFLSSLFVLLGTHGAHVTLGIGWAILLMMQLAKRKITPVTAGKVHIWALYWHFLDVIWIFIFTFVYLAGVL, from the coding sequence ATGAGTATGAATACGAACTCGTCTTTACCAATCGAATATCAATCGGAACAGAGCCGTTTAAATATTCTCGGATTTTGGATTTTTATCGGTGCGGAAATCATTTTGTTCGCAACTTTATTTGCCGTCTATGGCGTTTTAAAACCTCGGACGGCGAACGGTCCTTCAGGTGCAGATATTTTTGTCATCAAGGATGTCGTTGTGCAAACATTGTTATTGTTAACGAGTAGTTTTACCGCTGGACTCGTCATCTATGAAATGCGACGCAATCGGTTAAAAGGCTTAATCCTTTGGGCCGTCATCACCCTTCTGTTGGGCGGTGGTTTCCTTTACATGGAAATTAACGAGTTTATCCATTACGTCCACTCAGGTGCAACGATGCAAACGAGCGCATTTCTCTCTAGTTTGTTCGTTTTACTCGGAACACACGGTGCCCACGTTACGTTAGGTATTGGCTGGGCCATCCTATTAATGATGCAATTAGCAAAACGAAAAATTACACCGGTAACCGCCGGAAAAGTGCATATTTGGGCGCTTTACTGGCACTTTCTCGATGTCATTTGGATTTTCATTTTTACATTCGTTTATTTGGCGGGGGTGTTATAA